The Streptomyces sp. CC0208 genome window below encodes:
- a CDS encoding nitroreductase family deazaflavin-dependent oxidoreductase — protein sequence MPLKGEYEPSKAQFVRDQVELYESSGGTQGTTLSVLVVREEDERLRDLPVVILTTLGAKSGKIRKTPVMRVEHDGLYAVVASMAGAPKHPVWYHNAVADPRVELQDGPVRQDMLAREVTGDEKALWWARAVEAFPDYAEYQKSTDREIPVLVLEPTAHEH from the coding sequence ATGCCCCTCAAAGGCGAGTACGAGCCGAGCAAGGCGCAGTTCGTACGTGACCAGGTGGAGCTGTACGAAAGCTCCGGCGGCACGCAGGGAACGACGCTGAGTGTCCTGGTCGTACGGGAGGAAGACGAGAGACTCCGCGACCTGCCCGTCGTCATCCTGACCACCCTGGGCGCGAAGAGCGGCAAGATCCGCAAGACCCCGGTCATGCGGGTGGAGCACGACGGCCTCTACGCCGTGGTCGCCTCCATGGCGGGAGCCCCCAAGCACCCGGTCTGGTACCACAACGCGGTGGCCGACCCCCGGGTCGAGCTACAGGACGGCCCGGTGCGCCAGGACATGCTGGCCCGCGAGGTGACCGGGGACGAGAAGGCCCTGTGGTGGGCCCGCGCCGTCGAAGCGTTCCCCGACTACGCCGAGTACCAGAAGAGCACGGACCGTGAGATCCCGGTCCTCGTTCTGGAGCCGACGGCCCACGAGCACTGA